The following coding sequences are from one Hymenobacter sp. DG25A window:
- a CDS encoding serine hydrolase domain-containing protein — MKTPLQFFLFLTALFLGFSTYAAPVAPRPDSVDVFMRRTMAAQHIPGAAVAVIKNGKVLKLGTYGMASLTWQQPVTPQTPFQMASATKPLTGTLLAVLVQEGKLKLDERIGTYLDSIPATWQSITVRELAAHQSGIKLVPLATTRNNRQALRTAAALPMDYEPGTKDFYVSTDYAVLQAIISRVTGLSFEEALRQKVLVPLKMRHTAFNQSQDNGVMRSAAILPGAAEVYSWSKPDQRYLISDMRFPDWYYAAGGLYSSIEDLANWMVALDKNTLLKPENTSLLWKANRLRNQTPTHFGLGWITEEYQGHHLVGHSGGPALADVVRFMDKDREPLTIIVLTNTRGGFPPYLAKAVAHYFVPGLLQDRPENYK; from the coding sequence ATGAAAACGCCCCTGCAATTTTTCCTTTTCCTGACCGCCCTGTTTCTAGGCTTCAGCACCTATGCGGCTCCCGTGGCGCCCCGGCCCGACTCGGTGGATGTGTTTATGCGCCGCACCATGGCCGCGCAGCATATTCCGGGGGCGGCGGTGGCCGTCATCAAAAATGGCAAGGTGCTGAAGCTGGGCACTTATGGCATGGCCAGCCTCACCTGGCAGCAGCCCGTTACGCCCCAAACGCCGTTCCAGATGGCCTCGGCCACGAAGCCCCTGACGGGCACGCTGCTGGCCGTGCTGGTGCAGGAAGGCAAACTGAAGCTGGATGAGCGCATCGGCACGTATCTGGATTCTATTCCGGCGACCTGGCAAAGCATTACGGTGCGGGAGCTGGCCGCGCACCAGTCGGGTATTAAGCTGGTGCCGCTGGCTACCACGCGCAACAACCGCCAGGCCCTGCGCACGGCCGCCGCGCTGCCCATGGACTACGAGCCGGGCACCAAGGATTTTTACGTCAGCACGGATTATGCGGTGCTCCAGGCCATCATCAGCCGCGTAACCGGGCTTTCGTTTGAAGAAGCGCTCCGGCAGAAAGTGCTGGTGCCGCTGAAAATGCGCCATACGGCTTTCAACCAGAGCCAGGACAATGGCGTGATGCGCAGCGCTGCTATTCTTCCGGGAGCGGCAGAGGTGTATTCATGGTCAAAGCCCGACCAGCGCTACCTCATCAGCGACATGCGCTTCCCGGATTGGTACTACGCCGCCGGCGGGCTCTATTCGTCCATTGAAGACCTGGCCAACTGGATGGTTGCGCTCGATAAAAACACCCTGCTGAAACCCGAAAACACTTCCCTGCTCTGGAAGGCCAACCGCCTGCGCAACCAAACGCCCACCCACTTTGGGCTGGGCTGGATTACGGAAGAATACCAGGGCCACCACCTGGTGGGGCACAGCGGCGGCCCGGCCCTGGCCGATGTGGTGCGCTTTATGGACAAGGACCGGGAGCCGCTCACTATTATCGTGCTGACCAACACTCGGGGCGGTTTTCCGCCCTATTTGGCCAAAGCCGTAGCCCACTACTTTGTACCGGGCTTACTGCAGGACCGCCCCGAGAACTATAAATAG
- a CDS encoding acyltransferase family protein has product MNYIKQLDSIRAIALFLVVLSHWMTANPLVMATHPAGMGVNTFFVLSGFLITSILLRTREEYDLSDANKLTAVKIFFIRRSLRIFPIYYLTVFTIFSFSSFTDTHIRENFGYYLTYTSNFYFYKIGTWDGMVSHLWSLAVEEQFYLLWPWVMFFIPRKYILPGILFFITIGIISNYIFSPRGLGFVLPFTCFDAFGLGALLAYIMVFHKEQLAKTYRVCTVLGVVCSFILVYALAQHQNTLIPGRTDQAFIALWIITYILYKRETNQKIFFVLNSRVLIFLGKISYGMYLYHLPLAYDYPYLHKYINLHLPAFFIQHEFYVVFLENSILLVLLSWLSWKFLERPILGLKAYFENEVRQEKMVQA; this is encoded by the coding sequence ATGAACTATATCAAGCAGTTGGACAGCATCAGGGCCATTGCCTTGTTTCTGGTAGTGCTTAGCCACTGGATGACTGCCAACCCGCTGGTGATGGCCACCCACCCAGCCGGCATGGGGGTAAACACCTTCTTCGTTTTAAGTGGATTTCTCATTACTTCCATTCTACTGAGGACCCGCGAAGAGTATGATTTATCTGACGCAAATAAGCTGACAGCCGTCAAGATATTTTTTATCAGGAGGAGTCTGCGTATTTTCCCTATTTACTATTTAACTGTTTTTACTATTTTTTCTTTTAGCAGCTTTACCGATACTCATATCAGAGAAAACTTCGGCTATTATTTAACTTATACCTCTAATTTTTATTTTTATAAAATAGGCACCTGGGATGGAATGGTTTCCCACCTTTGGTCTTTAGCGGTAGAAGAACAGTTTTATTTACTGTGGCCGTGGGTTATGTTTTTTATTCCCCGGAAATATATCCTGCCTGGTATTCTGTTCTTTATTACTATCGGTATCATCAGCAACTATATTTTCTCTCCCCGGGGTTTGGGCTTTGTTCTCCCATTCACCTGTTTTGATGCTTTTGGCTTAGGCGCACTGTTAGCCTACATCATGGTTTTTCATAAAGAGCAGCTGGCCAAAACCTATCGGGTTTGTACTGTTCTGGGGGTGGTATGCTCATTTATATTAGTTTACGCCCTAGCCCAGCACCAAAACACCCTCATTCCCGGCAGAACGGATCAGGCCTTTATTGCTCTCTGGATTATAACCTATATTTTATATAAGCGAGAGACAAACCAGAAAATATTCTTTGTCTTAAACAGCCGCGTTTTAATATTTCTGGGCAAGATAAGCTACGGCATGTATCTGTATCATCTCCCCCTGGCCTACGACTATCCTTATCTGCACAAGTATATCAACTTACATTTACCCGCTTTTTTCATACAGCACGAGTTTTATGTCGTTTTCCTAGAGAATTCCATTTTACTGGTGCTCCTCTCCTGGCTTTCCTGGAAATTTCTGGAGCGGCCTATTCTAGGCCTGAAGGCTTATTTTGAAAATGAGGTAAGGCAGGAGAAAATGGTTCAGGCATAA
- a CDS encoding FdhF/YdeP family oxidoreductase has translation MEKSPAEDPSKAGKTEQQTAENNVPQSGERPDQGKAPAPDHYRPDPQAVRDESNIPAPDVANAKYHHPILAQPPEALTGLKLEERATVAAGVTAVIKSMQFSWVEGGLSRGTKGLLNMNQKDGFDCSSCAWPDPDDHRSVAEFCENGAKATASDADDKSAGPEFFARHSLAELSRMTDRDQNNAGRLTHPMVKRPGDNHYKPIEWPAAFQLIADHLNALDSPDEALFYTSGKVPNEPAFLFQLFAKQFGTNNLPDCSNMCHESSGAALSPTLGLGKGSVTLNDIYDADVILIIGQNPGTNHPRMLTALQKAKRNGAKIISVNPLIEAGLNHFKNPQDFMNPLRALGALMGDGTQITDLFLQVRVDGDMALLRGIMKHLFEAEDLNPGQVVDRAFVAKYTIGFESFEQNIRNTSWEDIEELSGISRAQLLEAANMLATKQKIITCWAMGVTQQRQGVQTIQEIVNLHLMKGAIGIPGAGTCPVRGHSNVQGDRTMGVWEQPTKEFQDALGKEFNFKPPYEHGLDVVDSIKAMYKGKTKVYFGLGGNLLAAGPDTEVIAEGMRKQKLTVYVGTKLNRGHLVTGETSLLLPCFTHLDIDMQKSGHQMTSCENSMGVVSQNKGVLVPLEGQMMSEVAIISGMAIATLGNRTNIADWVAMTENYDVIRDHIARVIPGFENFNEKLRRPGGFYLPNGPRERKFTTKNGMANFTTTELEKHHLEPDQLVLMTVRSHDQFNTTIYEYNDRYRGIHGERRVLFMNQQDMADRGIKAKDLIDITSHFEGEKRTVEKFVAVPYDIPKGNVSAYFPEANPLVPVSSVAKTSNTPTSKYVVVTVVPAHKTVGAPVEIRMAAEA, from the coding sequence ATGGAAAAATCACCCGCCGAAGACCCTAGCAAGGCTGGCAAGACCGAACAGCAAACGGCTGAAAACAACGTGCCTCAAAGCGGCGAGCGTCCCGATCAGGGTAAGGCCCCCGCCCCCGACCACTACCGCCCCGACCCGCAAGCCGTCCGGGACGAGAGCAATATTCCCGCCCCCGACGTGGCCAACGCCAAATACCACCATCCCATTCTGGCGCAGCCCCCGGAAGCCTTAACCGGCCTGAAGCTGGAAGAGCGCGCCACCGTGGCCGCCGGCGTCACGGCCGTTATCAAATCCATGCAGTTCAGCTGGGTCGAAGGCGGCCTGAGCCGCGGCACCAAGGGCCTGCTGAATATGAACCAGAAAGATGGTTTCGACTGCTCTTCCTGCGCCTGGCCCGACCCCGACGACCACCGCTCCGTAGCCGAATTCTGCGAGAACGGCGCCAAAGCCACTGCGTCCGATGCCGACGACAAATCCGCCGGCCCCGAGTTCTTTGCCCGCCACAGTCTGGCCGAGCTTTCCCGCATGACCGACCGCGACCAGAACAACGCCGGCCGCCTCACGCACCCCATGGTGAAGCGCCCCGGCGACAACCATTACAAGCCTATTGAGTGGCCCGCCGCCTTCCAGCTCATTGCCGACCACCTGAATGCGCTGGACTCGCCCGACGAAGCCCTGTTTTATACCTCCGGCAAAGTGCCCAACGAGCCGGCCTTCCTGTTCCAGCTCTTCGCCAAGCAATTCGGCACCAACAACCTGCCCGACTGCTCCAACATGTGCCACGAGAGCAGCGGCGCCGCCCTTAGCCCCACGCTGGGCCTGGGCAAGGGCTCCGTCACGCTCAATGATATTTATGACGCCGATGTCATTCTGATTATTGGTCAGAACCCGGGCACCAACCACCCGCGCATGCTCACGGCCCTACAGAAGGCCAAGCGCAACGGGGCCAAAATCATCAGCGTAAACCCGCTGATTGAAGCCGGCCTCAACCACTTCAAAAACCCCCAGGATTTCATGAACCCCCTGCGGGCCCTGGGCGCGCTGATGGGCGACGGCACCCAGATTACGGACCTGTTTCTGCAGGTGCGGGTAGATGGCGACATGGCCCTGCTGCGCGGCATCATGAAGCACCTGTTTGAGGCCGAGGATCTGAACCCCGGGCAGGTAGTAGACCGTGCGTTTGTGGCCAAGTACACCATCGGGTTTGAGAGCTTCGAGCAGAACATCCGGAACACTTCCTGGGAGGATATTGAGGAGCTGAGCGGCATTTCGCGGGCGCAGCTGCTGGAGGCCGCCAACATGCTGGCTACCAAGCAGAAGATTATTACCTGCTGGGCCATGGGCGTTACGCAGCAGCGCCAGGGCGTGCAGACCATTCAGGAAATCGTGAACCTGCACCTGATGAAGGGCGCCATTGGCATTCCCGGCGCGGGTACCTGCCCGGTGCGCGGCCACTCCAACGTGCAGGGCGACCGGACCATGGGTGTCTGGGAGCAGCCCACCAAAGAGTTTCAGGATGCGCTGGGCAAGGAATTCAACTTCAAGCCGCCCTATGAGCACGGCCTGGATGTGGTTGATTCCATTAAGGCCATGTACAAGGGCAAGACCAAAGTGTACTTTGGCCTAGGCGGCAACCTGCTGGCGGCCGGCCCTGATACTGAGGTTATTGCTGAAGGCATGCGCAAGCAAAAGCTAACCGTATATGTGGGCACCAAGCTCAACCGCGGCCACCTCGTCACCGGCGAAACCAGCCTGCTGCTGCCCTGCTTTACGCACCTGGATATCGACATGCAGAAATCGGGGCATCAGATGACCTCCTGCGAGAATTCCATGGGCGTGGTAAGCCAGAACAAAGGTGTGCTGGTGCCGCTGGAAGGCCAGATGATGAGCGAAGTAGCCATCATCAGTGGCATGGCCATTGCCACCCTAGGCAACCGCACCAACATTGCCGACTGGGTGGCCATGACGGAGAACTACGACGTGATCCGCGACCATATTGCCCGCGTGATTCCCGGCTTCGAGAACTTCAATGAGAAGCTGCGTCGCCCCGGCGGGTTCTACCTGCCCAATGGGCCCCGGGAGCGGAAGTTCACCACCAAGAACGGCATGGCCAACTTCACCACCACCGAGCTGGAAAAGCACCATCTGGAGCCCGACCAGCTGGTGCTGATGACCGTGCGCAGCCATGACCAGTTCAACACCACCATTTACGAGTACAACGACCGGTACCGGGGCATTCACGGCGAGCGGCGCGTGCTGTTTATGAACCAGCAGGACATGGCTGACCGCGGCATCAAAGCCAAAGACCTCATTGACATCACCAGCCACTTTGAAGGCGAGAAGCGCACGGTGGAGAAGTTTGTGGCCGTGCCCTATGATATTCCGAAGGGCAACGTTTCGGCGTATTTTCCGGAGGCCAACCCGTTGGTACCCGTATCCAGCGTGGCGAAAACCAGCAATACGCCTACTTCCAAGTATGTGGTGGTAACCGTGGTGCCGGCCCACAAAACTGTGGGGGCACCCGTGGAAATACGCATGGCGGCAGAGGCTTAA
- a CDS encoding BamA/TamA family outer membrane protein, which produces MSVMKTKMTGMRKINETLPQVPQNSTRWPGAAYRAMLVVALLFLAACSGAKFIPKNDKLYTGSTVKLTSPYSIPQKAQLQTELETVITPKPNASILGMRPKLYFWHMGEGKSKGIGHFLAEKYGEAPVLLSQVDTQKVKGLMTNRLYNNGYFDSPRVQTKPNVKGNTATIDYTATVQRPYLIKTIHFPDRDTLLDNDIRKTQAGTLLKVGEPYNLNTLITERSRIDDQLKQNGYYFFNPDYILYEVDSTQHNQVDVYLRVKGSIPPRAAKPYVFNRITLNTRYGLTDTVESIRPIIYKKYRYVPDEKIFKAKAIINAVFMYPDSLYRRRRQDQTLSRLMSLGTFKFVDIQMRPARQKTDSAGYGFLNSSVRMTQLKKKSVRAEVQLITKTNGFTGPGFTAQYRNRSALRGAEQFLLNLVGSFETRQGGGRSNTGVEGTTGPVLGLTSYELGVNSQLLVPRLITPPLPFLDARLSSSDFQPRTSFGAGYRYVERRNFFQEDFFNLNYGYSWKTKITNEQELRPVDLQYIRLAKTTDEFDQLLAQRPFLANSFRQQFIPASSYRYTYNTQVYERRRNQVYFNGGLELAGNLASAVSKLSGTAANAKGRYEIMGQEFSQYSKVDLEFRNYYRITQNPTSGNKIATRVLVGLGLPYGNSEVMPYLKQYGVGGPNSVRAFAPREVGPGRYRPTTTNVASRFYDQVGDIRLEANVEYRQDLFPYVKGALFMDAGNVWLVNKDDTRKGGQFQVGSFLNELAVGAGAGLRVDIQFIVIRLDVAYPLRVPSGGNGGGAFVPNLAIGYPF; this is translated from the coding sequence ATGTCAGTAATGAAAACCAAGATGACGGGAATGCGGAAAATAAACGAAACCCTGCCCCAGGTGCCGCAAAACTCAACCCGCTGGCCGGGTGCCGCTTACCGCGCCATGCTGGTGGTGGCGCTGCTGTTTTTGGCGGCGTGTAGCGGTGCCAAGTTCATTCCCAAAAACGATAAGCTCTATACCGGCAGCACGGTAAAGCTGACTTCTCCCTACTCCATTCCGCAGAAGGCCCAACTCCAGACGGAGCTGGAAACCGTTATCACCCCCAAGCCCAACGCTTCTATTCTGGGCATGCGGCCCAAGCTGTATTTCTGGCACATGGGCGAGGGCAAGAGCAAGGGAATAGGGCATTTTCTGGCCGAGAAGTACGGCGAAGCGCCGGTGCTGCTCAGTCAGGTAGATACCCAGAAGGTGAAGGGGCTGATGACGAACCGCCTCTACAACAACGGCTACTTTGACAGCCCGCGGGTGCAGACCAAGCCCAACGTGAAGGGCAACACCGCCACCATCGACTACACCGCTACGGTGCAGCGCCCCTACCTCATCAAGACCATTCATTTCCCCGACCGCGACACGCTGCTGGATAACGATATCCGCAAAACGCAGGCCGGCACCCTGCTGAAAGTAGGCGAGCCCTACAACCTGAACACGCTCATCACGGAACGCTCCCGCATTGATGACCAACTAAAGCAGAACGGGTACTACTTCTTCAACCCCGACTATATTCTGTACGAGGTGGACAGCACCCAGCACAACCAGGTAGATGTATACCTGCGCGTGAAGGGCAGTATTCCGCCCCGGGCCGCCAAGCCTTACGTGTTCAACCGCATTACGCTGAACACCCGCTACGGCCTCACGGACACCGTCGAATCAATTCGGCCTATCATCTACAAGAAGTACCGCTACGTGCCTGATGAGAAGATCTTCAAGGCCAAGGCTATTATCAATGCGGTGTTTATGTACCCCGACAGCCTGTACCGCCGCCGCCGCCAGGACCAGACGCTGAGCCGCTTGATGAGCCTGGGCACATTTAAGTTCGTGGATATTCAGATGCGGCCCGCCCGGCAGAAGACTGACTCGGCCGGCTACGGCTTTCTGAACTCCTCGGTGCGCATGACGCAGCTGAAGAAGAAATCGGTGCGGGCGGAGGTACAGCTGATAACCAAAACCAACGGCTTTACGGGCCCGGGCTTCACGGCCCAATACCGCAACCGCTCAGCCCTGCGCGGGGCCGAGCAGTTCCTGCTGAATCTGGTGGGTTCCTTTGAAACCCGCCAGGGCGGGGGCCGCAGCAACACCGGCGTGGAAGGCACTACCGGCCCGGTGCTGGGCCTCACCTCCTACGAGTTGGGCGTGAACTCCCAGCTGCTGGTGCCGCGCCTGATTACGCCGCCGCTGCCTTTCCTGGATGCCCGCCTGTCCAGCTCCGACTTTCAGCCGCGCACGTCCTTTGGCGCGGGCTACCGCTATGTGGAGCGGCGGAATTTTTTCCAGGAAGACTTTTTCAACCTGAACTACGGCTACAGCTGGAAAACCAAGATTACCAACGAGCAGGAGCTGCGCCCCGTGGACCTGCAGTACATCCGGCTGGCCAAAACCACCGACGAGTTTGACCAGCTGCTGGCACAGCGCCCGTTTCTGGCTAACTCCTTCCGGCAGCAGTTTATTCCGGCCTCCTCCTACCGCTACACCTACAACACGCAGGTGTATGAGCGCCGCCGCAACCAGGTGTATTTCAATGGCGGCCTAGAATTGGCCGGCAACCTGGCCAGTGCCGTCAGTAAGCTATCCGGCACTGCCGCCAATGCCAAGGGCCGCTACGAGATAATGGGGCAGGAATTTTCCCAGTACTCCAAGGTAGATCTGGAGTTCCGCAACTACTACCGCATCACCCAGAACCCCACCAGCGGCAACAAGATTGCCACGCGCGTGCTGGTTGGCCTGGGCCTGCCCTACGGCAATTCCGAGGTGATGCCCTACCTGAAGCAATATGGCGTGGGCGGCCCCAACAGCGTGCGGGCCTTTGCCCCGCGCGAAGTAGGACCCGGCCGCTACCGCCCTACCACCACCAACGTAGCCTCCCGCTTCTACGACCAGGTGGGCGACATCCGCCTGGAAGCCAACGTGGAGTACCGGCAGGACTTATTCCCCTACGTGAAGGGCGCCCTGTTTATGGATGCCGGCAACGTGTGGCTGGTGAACAAGGATGACACCCGCAAGGGCGGGCAGTTCCAAGTGGGCTCCTTCCTGAATGAACTGGCCGTGGGTGCCGGCGCCGGTCTGCGCGTGGATATTCAATTCATTGTTATCCGGCTGGATGTGGCCTACCCATTGCGCGTGCCGTCTGGCGGCAACGGCGGGGGTGCTTTCGTACCGAATCTGGCTATCGGGTATCCTTTTTAA